A single window of Anopheles moucheti chromosome 2, idAnoMoucSN_F20_07, whole genome shotgun sequence DNA harbors:
- the LOC128298511 gene encoding uncharacterized protein LOC128298511 codes for MKVSLYIILISILLSKHYALSHMIRKRQLFREQVLPHAGGKIPDSAFLTDRLALNRLQKDGIAVPDGVLLEQRQYQVYPHQHRTARPTFRVVQTPDNRYISPEGEYSHNALATVDTTYLIPHAGDKLLLHDHPHHRQPPHYAVPKAPILKEFRLPNYALFNFDYKKKKGHVGGTVGPNTSYKHWNLPLKLDGGWPQRLPQEFVSYHAAVGNGHNYPSAHTVPVSYGGDVGGSVGTGSGWTGGWVPSTGGASGESFAPQPLGSFEDYYSQLNDKHRYYRNVGERSVGPGSAPKPSTILHRDRQRGHPQRHQA; via the exons ATGAAGGTTTCGCTGTACATAATACTAATCTCGATCTTGCTCAGCAAGCACTACGCGCTATCGCACATGATCAGG AAACGGCAGCTCTTTCGCGAGCAAGTGCTACCGCACGCTGGAGGCAAAATACCGGACTCGGCATTTCTAACCGATCGTTTGGCGCTGAACCGGCTGCAGAAGGATGGTATCGCTGTGCCGGACGGGGTACTGCTCGAGCAGCGCCAGTACCAGGTGTATCCGCACCAGCATCGCACCGCACGGCCAACGTTCCGCGTCGTCCAAACGCCGGACAATCGGTACATCTCACCGGAGGGCGAGTACAGCCACAATGCGCTGGCGACGGTCGACACGACGTACTTGATACCGCACGCCGGTGACAAATTGTTGCTGCATGATCATCCCCATCATCGCCAGCCGCCGCACTACGCCGTGCCGAAGGCACCGATCCTCAAGGAGTTCCGGTTGCCGAACTACGCGTTGTTTAATTTCGActacaaaaagaagaaaggcCACGTCGGGGGGACGGTCGGGCCCAATACGTCGTACAAACACTGGAATCTTCCACTGAAGCTGGACGGTGGATGGCCCCAGCGATTACCTCAAGAATTCGTGAGCTACCATGCAG CTGTCGGTAATGGGCACAATTATCCATCAGCCCATACGGTACCGGTTTCGTACGGTGGTGATGTTGGTGGCAGTGTCGGCACGGGCAGCGGCTGGACCGGTGGCTGGGTACCGTCCACCGGCGGTGCATCGGGCGAGTCGTTCGCCCCG CAACCGCTCGGCAGTTTCGAGGACTATTACAGTCAGCTGAACGATAAGCACCGCTACTATCGAAACGTGGGCGAACGGAGCGTGGGCCCAGGCTCGGCACCGAAGCCCAGCACCATATTGCACCGGGATCGTCAACGTGGCCATCCGCAACGCCATCAAGCCTAA
- the LOC128299514 gene encoding chitin synthase chs-2-like, protein MKNNGTMNYFTESSDEDDEETVMIKKVQQDNKLWDSFQDPPIPQTSGSAASREYLLVFVKGLKVFTYIFVFLVILASACFAKMSFLLMVSNIKEGTKNRYCDVRQPDKQFEAYIPREQRVAWMWAIVFSFAVPEIGTFIRASRICFFKNIPRPSWGQLLMVTVMESFHVIGLAILAFLVYPNLDVVKAAMLTNCVCLVPAIGGLLSRSPKESKLAFKYFFDLLAISAQLTGYVVWPLLSNQFELWFIPGAIFLVSCHWWENYLSQKSLLRPIASFAAVREKLTDCRYQTHLLIAPYKILLFLGACIYLSEQSVSDFFGLFDSGWGNHTITVREMEAVLNEKFPDLSSITSDLEVHEIFPTSNAIVWTTVTHILCAYLCYIFSKFACKIQIQSFSMAFPINLSVPVTVTLLLVFCGLREADVCAFDNILPDYIFFRMPPIYYLFDYVVNEFSWLWLLWLLSQTWITRHLWMAKSDRNASTEKLFVTPMYDSLLIDQSVAMNRRREDQEDFVKKIDMVKVKDTEKANEIDAKAHEGKNDKIKPYDRIPQIFICATMWHENKEELMEFLKSILRLDEDQCARRMAMKHIQANKDDIDPDYYDLETHIFFDDAFVNDKSKCESADASPLNAYVKTLINHIEEAALEVYKTKMRVYPPTKIVTPYGGRLIWTLPGRTKMIAHLKDKNKIRHKKRWSQVMYMYYLLGYRIMQLNTSPERKMVIAQNTYLLALDGDIDFQPNAVSLLVGRMKVDPDLGAACGRIHPVGTGPMVWYQIFEYAIGHWLQKATEHVIGCVLCSPGCFSLFRGRALMENSVMKKYTTKSDQARHYVQYDQGEDRWLCTLLLKQKFRVEYSAASDAYTHAPEGFNEFYNQRRRWVPSTIANIFDLLADAKRVVKTNNSISMPYIVYQCMLMFGTILGPGTIFLMMVGALVAVFRIDIWTSFLWNGVPLAGFMAICYWMKQKYQLIAAFFISAIYSLVMMAVLVGIVVQVMEDGILAPSSVFFVAVALQIVITGLLHPQEMEALPAGLVYYITIPSMYMLLVIYSVFNMNDVSWGTRENPVDAAKKAPPPTAAPPGKMQKILGYLRSPDKEENGSIDISINGLFRCLLCTHPKASAEKEQIAQIAASLSDISVKMKALEMKLTGNVSVMRSDDEDDDIGSLDMHRPEGSRGPSSPSSTSGATSPIQTVKNDSLEEPEKQINYLPDWLYDVDLKNGDTETISASEELFWIELIEKYLKPLDLSAKQKDEMKSQLKGLRDLAVFAFVMANALFVLVIFLLQLKKQELHIEWWFNVKNKISFDESTVEIMVRREYLELEPIGLVFVMFFGLILIIQFIAMLMHRFGTISQILASTELNWYCSKKAKDMSLDAELRENAVEIARRLQRPKPQWDEEDLEDEQKAIGRRDTIHRILYQHKNKQDWSNLEANFKRNYYKDGELDLGHRLTLSRKTLNVLDTRRKSMAEQRKIRKSIIRGQNPYDSGGDLWYPDEPPHQQNSPGARSYSGGGGGGNRKRSSANRGGRQSANSGLGAGGRTNFAYQVDDDFDDNFSDEDTRERVQYRRPTVELEMAERANRPPKNRKSRVAFA, encoded by the exons ATGAAGAACAACGGCACCATGAACTACTTTACCGAATCGTCCGACGAGGACGACGAGGAGACGGTCATGATCAAAAA AGTCCAGCAGGACAACAAACTATGGGACTCGTTCCAGGATCCGCCAATACCGCAGACATCCGGTTCGGCCGCCAGCCGGGAGTATCTGCTCGTGTTCGTCAAAGGGCTGAAGGTGTTTACCTACATCTTCGTGTTTCTCGTCATTCTGGCCAGTGCGTGCTTTGCCAAGAtgtccttcctgctgatggtGTCCAACATCAAGGAGGGTACCAAGAACCGTTACTGTGACGTCCGGC AGCCCGACAAGCAGTTCGAGGCGTACATTCCACGCGAACAACGGGTGGCCTGGATGTGGGCAATTGTGTTCTCCTTTGCCGTGCCCGAGATCGGGACCTTCATCCGGGCGTCACGCATTTGCTTCTTCAAGAACATTCCCCGTCCTTCCTGGGGCCAGCTGCTGATGGTTACGGTCATGGAAAGCTTCCATGTGATTGGGCTGGCGATTCTTGCGTTTCTCGTGTACCCGAACCTGGACGTCGTTAAGGCGGCCATGCTGACGAACTGTGTCTGTCTCGTGCCGGCCATTGGCGGGCTGCTATCCCGCTCGCCCAAGGAGTCCAAGCTGGCGTTCAAGTACTTTTTCGATCTGCTTGCGATCAGTGCCCAGCTCACCGGGTACGTGGTGTGGCCACTGCTCAGCAACCAGTTCGAGCTATGGTTCATCCCGGGGGCCATTTTTCTCGTATCGTGTCACTGGTGGGAAAACTACCTTTCCCAGAAAAGTCTTCTGC GACCAATCGCTTCGTTTGCGGCTGTGCGTGAAAAATTGACCGACTGCCGATACCAGACCCACCTGCTGATCGCACCGTACAAAATTTTGCTCTTCCTTGGCGCCTGCATCTATCTCTCGGAACAATCGGTGTCCGATTTCTTCGGCCTGTTTGATAGTGGCTGGGGAAATCACACCATCACCGTACGCGAG ATGGAAGCCGTGCTGAACGAAAAGTTCCCGGACCTCTCGTCCATCACGTCCGATCTGGAGGTGCATGAAATATTTCCCACCAGCAATGCCATCGTCTGGACCACCGTCACGCACATCCTGTGTGCGTACCTGTGCTACATCTTCAGCAAGTTCGCGTGCAAAATCCAGATCCAAAGCTTCTCGATGGCATTCCCCATTAACCTGAGCGTCCCAGTTACCGTCACGCTACTGCTCGTGTTTTGCGGTCTGCGGGAAGCGGATGTCTGTGCGTTCGATAACATCCTGCCGGATTACATCTTTTTCCGCATGCCACCGATTTACTACCTGTTCGATTATGTTGTAAATGAATTCTCCTGGCTCTGGTTGCTGTGGCTGCTGTCCCAGACCTGGATCACGCGCCATCTTTGGATGGCGAAAAGTGATCGAAATGCCTCGACAGAGAAACTCTTTGTCACACCGATGTACGACAGTCTCCTGATAGATCAAAGCGTAGCAATGAATCGCCGTCGTGAGGATCAGGAAGACTTTGTCAAGAAAATT GATATGGTGAAAGTAAAAGACACCGAAAAGGCGAACGAAATCGATGCGAAGGCTCACGAAGGCAAGAACGACAAGATCAAACCGTACGATCGCATCCCACAGATCTTCATTTGCGCGACCATGTGGCACGAAAACAAGGAGgaattgatggagtttttAAAATCGATCCTTCGACTCGACGAAGATCAGTGCGCGCGACGGATGGCGATGAAGCACATCCAGGCGAACAAGGATGACATCGATCCGGACTACTACGATCTTGAGA CACACATTTTCTTCGACGATGCCTTCGTAAATGACAAATCCAAGTGTGAGAGTGCCGATGCCTCCCCACTGAACGCGTACGTGAAAACACTCATCAACCACATCGAGGAAGCGGCACTGGAAGTATACAAAACCAAGATGCGCGTGTATCCACCGACGAAGATAGTCACGCCGTACGGTGGTCGCCTGATCTGGACACTGCCCGGGCGGACGAAAATGATAGCGCATCTCAAGGACAAGAACAAGATACGGCATAAGAAGCGCTGGTCTCAGGTCATGTACATGTACTACCTGCTCGGCTATCGGATCATGCAGCTGAACACGTCACCCGAGCGCAAGATGGTCATCGCCCAAAACACGTACCTGCTGGCACTGGATGGGGACATCGATTTTCAGCCGAATGCCGTCTCGCTGCTGGTCGGCCGAATGAAGGTCGATCCCGATCTGGGAGCGGCCTGCGGGCGCATCCATCCGGTCGGTACGGGCCCGATGGTATGGTACCAGATCTTCGAGTACGCCATCGGGCATTGGCTGCAGAAGGCCACCGAACACGTGATCGGTTGCGTGCTGTGTTCTCCCGGTTGTTTTTCGCTCTTCCGCGGCCGAGCGCTGATGGAGAACTCGGTCATGAAGAAGTACACGACCAAGTCGGACCAGGCACGGCACTACGTGCAGTACGATCAGGGCGAAGATCGGTGGCTGTGCACGCTGCTGTTGAAGCAGAAATTCCGCGTCGAATATTCGGCCGCCTCGGACGCCTACACTCACGCCCCGGAAGGATTTAACGAGTTCTACAACCAGCGGCGCCGTTGGGTTCCCTCCACCATTGCCAACATTTTTGATCTGCTAGCGGACGCGAAACGTGTCGTCAAGACGAACAACAGCATCTCGATGCCGTACATCGTCTACCAGTGCATGCTCATGTTCGGTACGATCCTCGGCCCGGGCACGATCTTCCTCATGATGGTCGGTGCGTTGGTGGCCGTGTTTCGCATCGACATCTGGACCTCGTTCCTCTGGAACGGTGTGCCACTCGCCGGGTTTATGGCCATCTGCTACTGGATGAAGCAAAAGTATCAACTGATTGCGGCCTTCTTCATATCGGCCATCTACTCGCTGGTCATGATGGCCGTACTCGTCGGTATTGTCGTGCAGGTGATGGAGGACGGTATACTTGCGCCCTCGTCGGTGTTCTTCGTCGCTGTTGCCCTTCAGATCGTGATTACCGGGCTGCTGCATCCGCAGGAAATGGAAGCATTGCCAGCCGGGCTGGTCTACTACATTACGATTCCTTCCATGTACATGCTGCTCGTCATCTACTCCGTGTTCAACATGAACGACGTGTCCTGGGGCACTCGGGAAAACCCGGTGGACGCTGCCAAGAAGGCACCGCCACCGACGGCCGCCCCACCGGGAAAGATGCAAAAAATTCTCGGCTATCTCCGGTCGCCCGATAAGGAAGAGAACGGTTCGATAGACATCTCGATCAATGGGCTGTTTCGCTGTTTGCTCTGCACGCATCCGAAGGCCAGCGCCGAAAAGGAGCAGATCGCTCAAATTGCTGCATCCCTGAGCGATATTAGTGTGAAAATGAAGGCACTGGAAAT gAAATTAACCGGCAACGTCAGCGTAATGAGATCAGACGACGAAGATGATGACATCGGCAGTCTCGATATGCATCGCCCGGAAGGTAGTCGCGGCCCGTCCTCACCCTCCTCAACCTCCGGCGCTACGTCACCGATCCAGACGGTGAAAAATGATTCGCTCGAAGAG CCTGAGAAGCAGATTAACTATCTTCCGGATTGGTTGTACGATGTGGATCTGAAGAACGGTGACACTGAAACGATATCTGCCTCGGAGGAACTGTTCTGGATTGAGCTAATCGAGAAGTACCTCAAACCGCTCGATCTGTCCGCGAAGCAAAAGGACGAGATGAAGTCACAGCTGAAGGGTCTCCGCGATCTGGCCGTGTTTGCCTTCGTGATGGCGAACGCACTCTTTGTCCTGGTCATCTTTCTGCTGCAGCTGAAGAAACAGGAGCTGCACATCGAGTGGTGGTTCAACGTGAAGAACAAGATCAGCTTCGACGAGAGCACCGTTGAGATTATGGTCCGCCGGGAGTACCTCGAGCTCGAACCGATCGGGCTGgtgtttgtgatgtttttcggcttGATTCTCATCATCCAGTTTATCGCCATGCTGATGCATCGTTTCGGCACGATCTCGCAGATTCTCGCCTCGACCGAGTTGAACTGGTATTGTTCGAAGAAGGCGAAGGATATGTCGCTCGATGCGGAACTGCGCGAGAACGCGGTCGAAATCGCGCGCCGTCTGCAGCGCCCCAAACCACAGTGGGACGAGGAAGATCTGGAAGACGAGCAGAAAGCAATTGGACGACGCGATACGATCCATCGCATACTCTAccagcacaaaaacaaacaggacTGGAGCAATCTGGAGGCGAACTTCAAGCGCAACTACTACAAGGATGGTGAATTGGACCTGGGTCACCGGCTCACACTCAGCCGCAAAACGCTGAACGTGCTCGATACGCGCCGCAAATCGATGGCGGAACAGCGAAAGATCCGCAAATCGATCATCCGAGGTCAGAACCCGTACGACTCCGGTGGTGATCTTTGGTATCCGGACGAACCACCGCATCAGCAGAATTCTCCCGGTGCACGATCGTAcagtggtggcggtggcggtggtaatCGGAAGCGTAGCAGCGCCAACCGTGGCGGTCGTCAGTCGGCCAACAGCGGTCTCGGTGCCGGAGGTCGTACCAACTTTGCGTACCAAGTGGATGACGATTTCGATGATAACTTTTCCGACGAAGACACCCGCGAACGCGTGCAGTACCGCCGACCGACGGTGGAGTTGGAGATGGCCGAACGGGCAAACCGGCCACCGAAGAATCGAAAGAGCCGAGTTGCCTTCGCATAG
- the LOC128298398 gene encoding uncharacterized protein LOC128298398 codes for MLKFAAIATVAVLCCAVQCVKVDYYGSLYNPKDELHAPYHAKEDKQDFSKIPGVPGVDYPIYHEVPHTSFHCGNVPAIPGMYANVETGCQAYHTCHDGREGHQGASFLCTNGTLFNQKEFACDWWYNVKCEEAPSYYHLNADPEHNPFTPKRKPEDEHQHGKFLIHV; via the coding sequence ATGCTAAAGTTCGCTGCCATTGCCACCGTTGCGGTGCTGTGCTGTGCCGTACAGTGCGTCAAAGTGGACTACTACGGCTCGCTGTACAATCCCAAGGACGAGCTGCATGCGCCGTATCACGCGAAGGAGGACAAGCAGGACTTTAGCAAAATTCCTGGCGTGCCCGGCGTGGACTACCCGATCTACCACGAGGTTCCCCACACCAGCTTCCACTGTGGCAACGTGCCGGCCATCCCCGGCATGTACGCGAACGTCGAAACCGGCTGCCAGGCCTACCACACCTGTCACGATGGGCGCGAGGGCCACCAGGGTGCGTCCTTCCTCTGCACCAACGGCACGCTGTTCAATCAGAAGGAATTTGCCTGCGACTGGTGGTACAATGTCAAGTGCGAGGAAGCGCCGAGCTACTACCACCTGAATGCGGACCCCGAGCATAACCCCTTCACGCCGAAGCGCAAACCCGAGGATGAGCATCAGCATGGGAAATTCCTCATCCACGTCTAA